From the Rhodoferax sp. WC2427 genome, one window contains:
- a CDS encoding Wzy polymerase domain-containing protein codes for MPNHYFPWPAFHSDAWVAVMLAIAGAAVLMRSPAPVAWHGITVVMALLAAMPFVQFATGLLPFSGQAWLYTAFVLGLLMALLVGAGWEAATPGKAADGLFLAIGIAALASVGMQLRQWFGLAEDGVEMTIWTAEFTPGRPSANLGQPNQLATLLLWAVLGCAWAVLRKQARIGYAVLATMFLLFGVALTQSRVAFMAILLITLCAWAWRRFLPSRGPWVVTLLCVYFLVCALSLQHLSDLFGLDVQIRSVSLGGGSTELRLKAYRLFLDAVSQRPWWGFGWDQLAVAQLAVAQNHGTLSSFFQHSHNLFLDLVLWCGIPIGGVVILALVGWILRAAWKVNSREDMVLVLFIMVVGLHAMVELPLHYAYFLLPTGLVMGMLNQRQHRWVAWSCNRWSVLVLWLGTSVLLGTIISDYLRVDSSFRTFRLDAAHIGTLPPGLPPDVLVLNQMREFIVNARLEVQPTISAAELEKLRSLTTSFPNPSNLFNFAKALAFRHEPEAATDWIAKVLKVQPAEFNVTMRRAWKAQAATQPAMAAVQWPETDDAPAAPSAQQP; via the coding sequence ATGCCCAACCACTACTTCCCTTGGCCTGCTTTTCATTCGGATGCTTGGGTAGCGGTCATGCTGGCGATAGCGGGAGCAGCGGTGTTGATGCGGTCCCCTGCCCCTGTCGCATGGCATGGAATTACCGTGGTGATGGCTTTGTTGGCGGCAATGCCTTTTGTGCAGTTTGCTACAGGATTGCTGCCGTTCAGTGGACAAGCTTGGCTCTACACCGCGTTTGTGTTGGGTCTGCTGATGGCCTTGTTGGTGGGGGCTGGATGGGAGGCAGCGACGCCTGGGAAAGCGGCGGATGGTTTGTTTTTAGCCATTGGAATCGCAGCACTTGCCTCGGTGGGGATGCAGCTACGCCAGTGGTTTGGGTTGGCGGAAGACGGTGTCGAGATGACGATTTGGACTGCCGAGTTCACACCTGGGCGGCCTTCTGCTAATTTAGGGCAACCGAACCAATTGGCGACCCTGTTGCTGTGGGCGGTGCTGGGTTGCGCGTGGGCCGTGTTACGCAAGCAGGCACGGATCGGGTATGCCGTCTTGGCCACCATGTTTCTTCTGTTTGGTGTAGCGCTAACACAGTCGCGTGTTGCCTTTATGGCCATCCTGCTGATCACCTTGTGCGCCTGGGCTTGGCGGCGGTTTTTACCGTCCCGTGGTCCTTGGGTGGTGACGCTGCTTTGTGTGTATTTCTTGGTGTGCGCCTTGTCCCTGCAGCACCTCAGCGACCTGTTTGGTCTGGATGTGCAGATTCGGTCCGTCTCCCTGGGTGGAGGCTCCACCGAATTGCGGCTCAAAGCCTACCGCTTGTTTCTAGACGCTGTTTCTCAGCGCCCTTGGTGGGGTTTTGGCTGGGACCAGCTCGCCGTGGCGCAGCTGGCAGTGGCACAGAACCATGGAACGCTGTCATCATTTTTCCAGCATTCGCACAACTTGTTTTTGGACTTGGTGCTGTGGTGCGGCATTCCCATTGGCGGCGTGGTTATTTTGGCTTTGGTGGGCTGGATTTTGCGTGCAGCCTGGAAGGTAAATTCCCGCGAAGATATGGTGCTGGTGCTGTTCATAATGGTCGTTGGGCTACATGCCATGGTGGAGCTGCCCCTGCACTACGCATATTTCCTGTTGCCCACAGGGCTGGTAATGGGCATGTTGAACCAGCGCCAGCACCGGTGGGTGGCGTGGAGTTGCAATCGCTGGAGCGTCTTGGTTTTATGGCTGGGCACCAGCGTGCTGCTGGGAACCATCATTAGCGACTATTTGCGCGTAGACAGTAGTTTTAGAACTTTCAGGCTGGATGCCGCACACATTGGAACTCTACCGCCTGGGCTTCCACCCGATGTCCTGGTACTGAACCAAATGCGGGAATTTATTGTCAATGCCCGACTTGAAGTCCAACCCACAATCAGCGCAGCTGAGTTGGAGAAGTTGCGTAGTTTGACCACCAGCTTTCCCAATCCCAGCAATTTGTTTAATTTCGCGAAGGCCTTGGCGTTTCGCCACGAGCCAGAAGCGGCCACAGATTGGATCGCCAAGGTGCTGAAGGTGCAGCCGGCTGAATTCAACGTGACCATGCGCCGCGCCTGGAAGGCCCAAGCGGCCACCCAACCGGCCATGGCGGCGGTCCAGTGGCCTGAAACCGACGACGCACCGGCGGCCCCCAGCGCGCAACAACCTTAA
- a CDS encoding pilin produces the protein MKRSLQQGFTLIELMIVVAIIGILAAVALPAYQDYTVRAKATEVILAASSPKTSVSEAAQTLGQMPGTNSVTVDTQASTYVASVSYAQTNSSVGVITATASIAREAKLAAGGTGSTAGTIVLTGTIQGNGQVVWVCSGTIASKYRPASCQG, from the coding sequence ATGAAACGTTCACTGCAACAAGGCTTTACCTTGATCGAATTGATGATCGTCGTGGCGATCATCGGTATTTTGGCGGCTGTAGCCTTGCCTGCATACCAGGACTACACCGTGCGCGCAAAGGCCACGGAAGTGATCTTGGCGGCCTCTTCGCCAAAGACCAGCGTTTCTGAAGCGGCCCAAACACTTGGTCAGATGCCGGGAACTAACAGCGTGACGGTCGATACGCAAGCATCCACATACGTGGCCTCGGTCAGTTATGCCCAAACTAATTCATCGGTCGGCGTTATCACTGCTACTGCCAGTATTGCTCGCGAAGCCAAATTGGCGGCAGGTGGTACGGGCAGTACCGCCGGAACGATTGTGTTGACAGGTACCATCCAGGGTAACGGCCAGGTTGTCTGGGTATGCTCTGGAACCATTGCATCCAAATACCGCCCTGCAAGCTGCCAAGGCTAA
- a CDS encoding 3',5'-cyclic-nucleotide phosphodiesterase, with product MKVRVLGCSGAIAKDCKTTSFLVDADVLIDAGTGVGDLTLDEMCAINHVFLTHSHLDHVAALPLMVDAVASQRTAPLKIYALAGTIAALKTHIFNNVIWPDFSVIPTVAAPFITFHEITVGETTLITGKTIEALPAVHTVPAVGYAVSAGGPCWVFTGDTERNPAFWQRLEQLDVAMLVIETAFSNREKDLARRSLHLSPVALAEELEGINPRKQFPIFITHTKPFETELIMDEIAEFDGALPAGRHVPHDIRWLKAGQAFEV from the coding sequence ATGAAAGTCCGCGTGCTGGGATGCTCTGGTGCCATCGCTAAAGACTGCAAAACCACATCGTTCCTGGTCGATGCCGATGTACTGATCGATGCCGGCACCGGCGTGGGCGACCTCACCCTGGACGAGATGTGCGCCATCAACCACGTCTTTCTGACCCACTCCCACCTCGACCACGTTGCCGCGCTGCCGCTGATGGTGGACGCCGTCGCCTCCCAACGCACCGCTCCCCTCAAAATCTACGCGCTCGCCGGCACCATCGCCGCGCTGAAAACGCATATTTTCAACAACGTGATCTGGCCCGACTTCAGCGTCATCCCCACCGTTGCTGCGCCATTCATCACCTTCCATGAAATCACCGTGGGTGAAACCACATTGATTACCGGCAAAACCATCGAAGCGCTGCCTGCTGTGCACACCGTGCCTGCGGTGGGCTACGCTGTTTCGGCAGGTGGCCCTTGTTGGGTGTTTACCGGCGACACCGAACGCAATCCGGCGTTCTGGCAGCGACTGGAGCAACTCGACGTGGCCATGCTGGTGATCGAAACCGCCTTCAGCAACCGCGAAAAAGACCTCGCCCGCCGCAGCCTGCACCTGTCGCCGGTAGCGCTGGCCGAGGAGCTCGAAGGCATTAACCCCCGGAAACAATTCCCCATCTTCATTACCCACACCAAACCCTTCGAGACAGAGCTGATCATGGACGAGATCGCCGAATTTGATGGCGCATTGCCGGCGGGACGGCACGTACCGCATGACATCCGGTGGCTCAAGGCCGGGCAAGCGTTTGAGGTCTGA